A genomic window from Salvia miltiorrhiza cultivar Shanhuang (shh) chromosome 5, IMPLAD_Smil_shh, whole genome shotgun sequence includes:
- the LOC131024614 gene encoding uncharacterized protein At1g26090, chloroplastic isoform X1 translates to MASCPSLILPRSLFPPQDFRCFSPVKTPWIRRGSRRAERGDPIIMTVAAANADAGDVKPAKLVTFLGKGGSGKTTAAVFAALHYATLGLKTCLVIQSQDPTAEYLLNCKIGSSSPVQCNENLSAVRLETTKMILEPLKKLKQADAQLNMTQGILEGVVGEELGVLPGMDSIFSSLELERLVGFFVSQRKGGKAKYDIVVYDGINTEETIRMIGATSKARLYLKYLRMLAEKTDFGRVAAPSLLRLVDDALSLSGNAVKLTGRTSSEIWDYLEQTLEKGSSIFAEPHKFGCYLVMNPDNPISLNSASRYWGCAIQAGAQISGAFGIPTQNSPMTLAEAVKFSFAPLPCALIPHLKFSDHLHWNEIMASDDTKHARELLSDSSNEMLPSVTFDMSNKSVNLFMPGFDKSEIKLFQFRGGLELVVEAGDQRRVVRLPRQIQGKVGGAKFVDRRLVITMR, encoded by the exons ATGGCGTCCTGCCCTTCGCTCATTCTTCCGCGCTCACTCTTCCCGCCTCAAGATTTTCGCTGTTTTTCTCCGGTCAAAACACCTTGGATAAGAAGAGGAAGTAGAAGAGCCGAAAGAGGTGACCCCATAATTATGACTGTCGCCGCCGCCAATGCTGATGCCGGCGATGTTAAACCGGCCAAGTTGGTTACTTTCCTGGGTAAAGGCGGTTCCGGTAAAACTACCGCCGCCGTTTTTGCAGCTCTG CATTATGCTACATTAGGGCTGAAAACATGTCTGGTGATACAATCTCAAGATCCCACAGCTGAATATCTTCTCAATTGTAAAATTGGATCATCATCACCTGTCCAATGCAATGAAAATTTGTCTGCTGTTAGACTCGAAACCACCAAG ATGATTCTCGAGCCCCTCAAGAAGCTCAAGCAAGCTGATGCGCAGCTTAATATGACACAAGGTATTCTTGAAGGG GTGGTTGGTGAAGAGCTCGGTGTTCTTCCTGGTATGgattctatattttcttctttgGAACTTGAACGTCTCGTGGGATTCTTCGTGTCTCAGAGGAAGGGTGGGAAAGCAAAGTATGACATAGTTGTCTATGATGGTATAAACACTGAAGAAACTATACGTATGATAGGTGCTACCAGTAAAGCGAG ATTGTACTTGAAATATCTGAGGATGCTGGCCGAAAAGACTGATTTTGGGAGGGTAGCCGCGCCATCTCTCTTGAGACTTGTGGACGATGCCCTGAGTCTGAGTGGCAATGCTGTCAAGCTAACTGGGAGAACGAGTTCGGAGATATGGGATTACTTAGAACAAACATTGGAG AAAGGGTCTTCTATCTTTGCAGAGCCTCATAAATTTGGCTGCTATCTTGTGATGAACCCTGATAATCCTATATCACTGAATTCTGCATCGCGCTACTGGGGTTGCGCGATTCAAGCTGGTGCACAAATATCCGGTGCATTTGGCATACCTACTCAAAATTCCCCGATGACATTGGCTGAAGCTGTCAAGTTCAGCTTTGCGCCGTTGCCTTGTGCTCTCATTCCACATCTCAAATTCAGCGACCACCTCCACTGGAATGAGATCATGGCTAGTGATGACACTAAACATGCTAGAGAACTACTTTCAGACAGTAGCAACGAGATGTTACCTTCAGTGACATTTGATATGTCCAATAAATCTGTGAATCTATTCATGCCAGGTTTTGACAAGTCAGAGATCAAGCTATTCCAA TTTAGGGGTGGATTGGAGCTGGTGGTAGAAGCAGGCGATCAAAGGCGCGTTGTTCGTCTTCCTCGTCAAATTCAGGGGAAGGTGGGAGGTGCCAAATTTGTTGATAGGAGACTTGTGATTACAATGCGGTAG
- the LOC131024614 gene encoding uncharacterized protein At1g26090, chloroplastic isoform X2: protein MASCPSLILPRSLFPPQDFRCFSPVKTPWIRRGSRRAERGDPIIMTVAAANADAGDVKPAKLVTFLGKGGSGKTTAAVFAALHYATLGLKTCLVIQSQDPTAEYLLNCKIGSSSPVQCNENLSAVRLETTKMILEPLKKLKQADAQLNMTQGILEGVVGEELGVLPGMDSIFSSLELERLVGFFVSQRKGGKAKYDIVVYDGINTEETIRMIGATSKARLYLKYLRMLAEKTDFGRVAAPSLLRLVDDALSLSGNAVKLTGRTSSEIWDYLEQTLEKGSSIFAEPHKFGCYLVMNPDNPISLNSASRYWGCAIQAGAQISGAFGIPTQNSPMTLAEAVKFSFAPLPCALIPHLKFSDHLHWNEIMASDDTKHARELLSDSSNEMLPSVTFDMSNKSVNLFMPV, encoded by the exons ATGGCGTCCTGCCCTTCGCTCATTCTTCCGCGCTCACTCTTCCCGCCTCAAGATTTTCGCTGTTTTTCTCCGGTCAAAACACCTTGGATAAGAAGAGGAAGTAGAAGAGCCGAAAGAGGTGACCCCATAATTATGACTGTCGCCGCCGCCAATGCTGATGCCGGCGATGTTAAACCGGCCAAGTTGGTTACTTTCCTGGGTAAAGGCGGTTCCGGTAAAACTACCGCCGCCGTTTTTGCAGCTCTG CATTATGCTACATTAGGGCTGAAAACATGTCTGGTGATACAATCTCAAGATCCCACAGCTGAATATCTTCTCAATTGTAAAATTGGATCATCATCACCTGTCCAATGCAATGAAAATTTGTCTGCTGTTAGACTCGAAACCACCAAG ATGATTCTCGAGCCCCTCAAGAAGCTCAAGCAAGCTGATGCGCAGCTTAATATGACACAAGGTATTCTTGAAGGG GTGGTTGGTGAAGAGCTCGGTGTTCTTCCTGGTATGgattctatattttcttctttgGAACTTGAACGTCTCGTGGGATTCTTCGTGTCTCAGAGGAAGGGTGGGAAAGCAAAGTATGACATAGTTGTCTATGATGGTATAAACACTGAAGAAACTATACGTATGATAGGTGCTACCAGTAAAGCGAG ATTGTACTTGAAATATCTGAGGATGCTGGCCGAAAAGACTGATTTTGGGAGGGTAGCCGCGCCATCTCTCTTGAGACTTGTGGACGATGCCCTGAGTCTGAGTGGCAATGCTGTCAAGCTAACTGGGAGAACGAGTTCGGAGATATGGGATTACTTAGAACAAACATTGGAG AAAGGGTCTTCTATCTTTGCAGAGCCTCATAAATTTGGCTGCTATCTTGTGATGAACCCTGATAATCCTATATCACTGAATTCTGCATCGCGCTACTGGGGTTGCGCGATTCAAGCTGGTGCACAAATATCCGGTGCATTTGGCATACCTACTCAAAATTCCCCGATGACATTGGCTGAAGCTGTCAAGTTCAGCTTTGCGCCGTTGCCTTGTGCTCTCATTCCACATCTCAAATTCAGCGACCACCTCCACTGGAATGAGATCATGGCTAGTGATGACACTAAACATGCTAGAGAACTACTTTCAGACAGTAGCAACGAGATGTTACCTTCAGTGACATTTGATATGTCCAATAAATCTGTGAATCTATTCATGCCAG TTTAG